The Lysinibacillus irui sequence CTTCCTTCGGCACGTCTTAAAACAGCCTTTACTCTTGCAACAACCTCATCCGCTATAAAGGGCTTGGCAATATAATCGTCTGCTCCATGATTAAATCCTTCTAAGCGGTAATTAACCTCTCCTAATGCTGTCAGCATAATAATAGGACACGTACTTAACTCCCTAATCTCCTGTAAAATAGCCCAACCATTTTTTTCTGGTAACATAATATCTAACAACACTAAGTCTGGCTTTGTCTTAAGAAACATATCCAAGGCTTCCCCACCATTAAAACATTGTGACACCCCATACCCTACTTTTTGTAAATATACCTTTAAAACCTGACTTATTGCATATTCATCCTCTACTACTAGTATGTTTACCATCGTCATTCACCTCGCTACTAGCTAGCTTTTGGCTTTATTATAGCATCGGATTATGTCAGTTAAATGTCAGCCTTCCTCTGCTTATAACCCCGTAAGAGAATATCTAGGGGGCATCTATTGACAATGTCTTCCTACGCCAATTATCATTGATTGCGAATGATAATCATTGATAATTCATTCATAGACCTACAAAAATAAAATAAGGGGGGTAATAGCATGATTATTGTGACTAATCGTATTCAAGTAAAGCCAGGCTTTGCTGCAAGAATGGCACCAAACTTCACAAAGCCGGGACCACTTCAACAATTTGAAGGCTTCCATAAAGTAGAGGTATTAATTTCAACCGATGATCCTACTTATGATGAAATGAGTGTAAATATGTATTGGGAATCTAAGGAGCATTTCCAAGCATGGCGTAATAGCGATGCATTTGCTGCAGCCCATCATCGTCCAAATTCGGGTTCTGAGGGAGATAAAGCTGATAGCCCAATTATCGGTAGCAAAATCGTAGTTGCAGAATTAGCAACTTCTATTGAAGCTTTACGTTCATAAACAACAACTAAAATACTTATCTTCTGATTCTATCTAAAAAGCCCTGCACGCTGATCTACCATGCAGGGTCTTTTTTCTATTTAATTAGACCACTTTCCAGACCCGTATCAAGTCAAAAATATGACTAGTATATAGCCCAGTATGGATAGACAGACAGAGCCAACTAAACCAGCGATAAATGCCTTTACACCAAGCTCCTTAAATGTTTTAATCTCGACATTTAATCCAAGACCAGCCATCGCCATAGCA is a genomic window containing:
- a CDS encoding response regulator transcription factor, whose protein sequence is MVNILVVEDEYAISQVLKVYLQKVGYGVSQCFNGGEALDMFLKTKPDLVLLDIMLPEKNGWAILQEIRELSTCPIIMLTALGEVNYRLEGFNHGADDYIAKPFIADEVVARVKAVLRRAEGSLDSSTIKRYGSLQIDRKAHRVFLGGEEIILTPRDLSVLMFLVDHPNQTFTREQLIDQIWGWEYEGSDRAVDLAIKRLRRALKDWDVKEGEIKTLRGLGYQLSVQKK
- a CDS encoding heme oxygenase, which encodes MIIVTNRIQVKPGFAARMAPNFTKPGPLQQFEGFHKVEVLISTDDPTYDEMSVNMYWESKEHFQAWRNSDAFAAAHHRPNSGSEGDKADSPIIGSKIVVAELATSIEALRS